The Eurosta solidaginis isolate ZX-2024a chromosome 4, ASM4086904v1, whole genome shotgun sequence genome includes a window with the following:
- the LOC137248365 gene encoding DNA cross-link repair 1 protein-like isoform X2: MSTSQANSTSSKAQGSHRSGTSLQKFSSIVNKVESLINKMNNDKFNNFKLLQSNSLFPGRNPAIQKQELDDASVVQACSQCVGEQDQQGLPSLNDTLTRTASLDSLNQQTDTEDTFDNQDFAYTDSDDAEIAHITGTTAVQVHRRCDLDQLTDETIREFNEQCSSLSHDADFDNAWSAEEEDYKCWAAASAEVACSCDNERREKAAKETTFRKIFKNDIYKSNSNNNINNKNYKNYNNIKIGDYAVYQRDKNNNNKLNVTQNNIHETAWSPTLTTQQHGQESEYESSQQNSTTETTSSTCDEMSDIREKELKTENGYKNAQIIHTNTNNNNDSQIDGTVFGIINLQQSLNKPRRTSIASSGSVGRMETILEEPSESKVSVREILARFETMSMTETFQNSTEEPKSWTYLFYK, encoded by the coding sequence ATGTCCACCTCACAAGCAAATTCTACGTCATCCAAAGCTCAAGGTAGCCATAGAAGTGGCACTTCCCTACAAAAATTTAGTAGTATCGTTAATAAAGTTGAGTCCCTGATCAATAAAATGAATAATGacaaatttaataactttaaattATTGCAAAGCAATAGTTTATTTCCTGGTCGGAATCCTGCTATCCAGAAACAAGAACTCGATGATGCAAGTGTTGTGCAAGCTTGTAGTCAATGTGTAGGTGAACAAGATCAACAGGGCTTACCATCATTGAATGATACACTTACGCGTACAGCTTCCTTGGATTCACTTAATCAGCAAACTGATACTGAAGATACATTCGATAACCAAGATTTCGCTTATACAGATTCAGATGATGCTGAGATCGCGCATATAACTGGTACAACAGCGGTGCAGGTGCATCGACGTTGTGACTTGGATCAGCTAACAGATGAAACCATACGAGAATTTAACGAACAATGCTCCTCTCTAAGTCATGATGCAGACTTTGATAATGCATGGAGTGCAGAGGAGGAAGACTATAAATGTTGGGCGGCTGCTAGTGCAGAAGTGGCATGCTCTTGTGATAACGAAAGGCGTGAGAAAGCTGCTAAAGAGACcacttttagaaaaattttcaaaaatgatatatataaaagcaatagtaataataatattaacaataagaactacaaaaattataataatattaaaattggCGATTACGCAGTGTACCAAAgagacaaaaacaataacaacaaattaaACGTTACGCAAAATAATATCCATGAAACGGCTTGGAGTCCTACTCTCACAACTCAACAACATGGCCAAGAAAGTGAATACGAATCCTCGCAACAAAATAGTACTACTGAAACTACCAGTTCAACGTGTGACGAAATGTCTGATATACGTGAAAAGGAACTGAAGACGGAGAATGGCTATAAAAACGCTCAAATAATTCACACAAACACAAACAATAACAATGATAGCCAAATTGATGGCACCGTTTTTGGAATTATTAATCTACAGCAAAGTTTAAATAAGCCACGTCGCACCAGTATCGCCAGTAGTGGATCTGTCGGACGTATGGAAACCATACTCGAAGAACCAAGTGAATCCAAAGTATCTGTGAGAGAAATCCTGGCTCGATTCGAAACAATGAGTATGACTGAG
- the LOC137248365 gene encoding DNA cross-link repair 1 protein-like isoform X3 has protein sequence MSTSQANSTSSKAQGSHRSGTSLQKFSSIVNKVESLINKMNNDKFNNFKLLQSNSLFPGRNPAIQKQELDDASVVQACSQCVGEQDQQGLPSLNDTLTRTASLDSLNQQTDTEDTFDNQDFAYTDSDDAEIAHITGTTAVQVHRRCDLDQLTDETIREFNEQCSSLSHDADFDNAWSAEEEDYKCWAAASAEVACSCDNERREKAAKETTFRKIFKNDIYKSNSNNNINNKNYKNYNNIKIGDYAVYQRDKNNNNKLNVTQNNIHETAWSPTLTTQQHGQESEYESSQQNSTTETTSSTCDEMSDIREKELKTENGYKNAQIIHTNTNNNNDSQIDGTVFGIINLQQSLNKPRRTSIASSGSVGRMETILEEPSESKVSVREILARFETMSMTERVWIDFI, from the coding sequence ATGTCCACCTCACAAGCAAATTCTACGTCATCCAAAGCTCAAGGTAGCCATAGAAGTGGCACTTCCCTACAAAAATTTAGTAGTATCGTTAATAAAGTTGAGTCCCTGATCAATAAAATGAATAATGacaaatttaataactttaaattATTGCAAAGCAATAGTTTATTTCCTGGTCGGAATCCTGCTATCCAGAAACAAGAACTCGATGATGCAAGTGTTGTGCAAGCTTGTAGTCAATGTGTAGGTGAACAAGATCAACAGGGCTTACCATCATTGAATGATACACTTACGCGTACAGCTTCCTTGGATTCACTTAATCAGCAAACTGATACTGAAGATACATTCGATAACCAAGATTTCGCTTATACAGATTCAGATGATGCTGAGATCGCGCATATAACTGGTACAACAGCGGTGCAGGTGCATCGACGTTGTGACTTGGATCAGCTAACAGATGAAACCATACGAGAATTTAACGAACAATGCTCCTCTCTAAGTCATGATGCAGACTTTGATAATGCATGGAGTGCAGAGGAGGAAGACTATAAATGTTGGGCGGCTGCTAGTGCAGAAGTGGCATGCTCTTGTGATAACGAAAGGCGTGAGAAAGCTGCTAAAGAGACcacttttagaaaaattttcaaaaatgatatatataaaagcaatagtaataataatattaacaataagaactacaaaaattataataatattaaaattggCGATTACGCAGTGTACCAAAgagacaaaaacaataacaacaaattaaACGTTACGCAAAATAATATCCATGAAACGGCTTGGAGTCCTACTCTCACAACTCAACAACATGGCCAAGAAAGTGAATACGAATCCTCGCAACAAAATAGTACTACTGAAACTACCAGTTCAACGTGTGACGAAATGTCTGATATACGTGAAAAGGAACTGAAGACGGAGAATGGCTATAAAAACGCTCAAATAATTCACACAAACACAAACAATAACAATGATAGCCAAATTGATGGCACCGTTTTTGGAATTATTAATCTACAGCAAAGTTTAAATAAGCCACGTCGCACCAGTATCGCCAGTAGTGGATCTGTCGGACGTATGGAAACCATACTCGAAGAACCAAGTGAATCCAAAGTATCTGTGAGAGAAATCCTGGCTCGATTCGAAACAATGAGTATGACTGAG
- the LOC137248365 gene encoding uncharacterized protein isoform X1, translating into MSTSQANSTSSKAQGSHRSGTSLQKFSSIVNKVESLINKMNNDKFNNFKLLQSNSLFPGRNPAIQKQELDDASVVQACSQCVGEQDQQGLPSLNDTLTRTASLDSLNQQTDTEDTFDNQDFAYTDSDDAEIAHITGTTAVQVHRRCDLDQLTDETIREFNEQCSSLSHDADFDNAWSAEEEDYKCWAAASAEVACSCDNERREKAAKETTFRKIFKNDIYKSNSNNNINNKNYKNYNNIKIGDYAVYQRDKNNNNKLNVTQNNIHETAWSPTLTTQQHGQESEYESSQQNSTTETTSSTCDEMSDIREKELKTENGYKNAQIIHTNTNNNNDSQIDGTVFGIINLQQSLNKPRRTSIASSGSVGRMETILEEPSESKVSVREILARFETMSMTEQTFQNSTEEPKSWTYLFYK; encoded by the coding sequence ATGTCCACCTCACAAGCAAATTCTACGTCATCCAAAGCTCAAGGTAGCCATAGAAGTGGCACTTCCCTACAAAAATTTAGTAGTATCGTTAATAAAGTTGAGTCCCTGATCAATAAAATGAATAATGacaaatttaataactttaaattATTGCAAAGCAATAGTTTATTTCCTGGTCGGAATCCTGCTATCCAGAAACAAGAACTCGATGATGCAAGTGTTGTGCAAGCTTGTAGTCAATGTGTAGGTGAACAAGATCAACAGGGCTTACCATCATTGAATGATACACTTACGCGTACAGCTTCCTTGGATTCACTTAATCAGCAAACTGATACTGAAGATACATTCGATAACCAAGATTTCGCTTATACAGATTCAGATGATGCTGAGATCGCGCATATAACTGGTACAACAGCGGTGCAGGTGCATCGACGTTGTGACTTGGATCAGCTAACAGATGAAACCATACGAGAATTTAACGAACAATGCTCCTCTCTAAGTCATGATGCAGACTTTGATAATGCATGGAGTGCAGAGGAGGAAGACTATAAATGTTGGGCGGCTGCTAGTGCAGAAGTGGCATGCTCTTGTGATAACGAAAGGCGTGAGAAAGCTGCTAAAGAGACcacttttagaaaaattttcaaaaatgatatatataaaagcaatagtaataataatattaacaataagaactacaaaaattataataatattaaaattggCGATTACGCAGTGTACCAAAgagacaaaaacaataacaacaaattaaACGTTACGCAAAATAATATCCATGAAACGGCTTGGAGTCCTACTCTCACAACTCAACAACATGGCCAAGAAAGTGAATACGAATCCTCGCAACAAAATAGTACTACTGAAACTACCAGTTCAACGTGTGACGAAATGTCTGATATACGTGAAAAGGAACTGAAGACGGAGAATGGCTATAAAAACGCTCAAATAATTCACACAAACACAAACAATAACAATGATAGCCAAATTGATGGCACCGTTTTTGGAATTATTAATCTACAGCAAAGTTTAAATAAGCCACGTCGCACCAGTATCGCCAGTAGTGGATCTGTCGGACGTATGGAAACCATACTCGAAGAACCAAGTGAATCCAAAGTATCTGTGAGAGAAATCCTGGCTCGATTCGAAACAATGAGTATGACTGAG